CCAAGAGCAAAGGGCTTGAAAGTTACTGTACCGTAATAGGGAGGACGCACATCCTGTGAGAAAGCAATCACTTTCATAGGGATCTTGCTCAGCCCGGCCTGAAATTCTGCCAAAATCTTGCTAGAATCTGCACTACCACTCTTGCCAGCATCTTGCGAAGCCTTGTAAGCTGTCTCCATCAAATGCCGGACTGGCTGATGCAGCTTGCCACGGGGTGTAGGGAGActggaaaaggagaatgCCTCTCGAGGGTCGAATTTCGGAGGAGCACTTTCGCTGCTCTGGCCTGCAACATAGTCGTCCAGGATTTTTGATTTCGCTTCTCGAGTCGTCTCATCCATCTGGCATGCCATCGGCGCTAGTAGAGTGTTTTCTTTGACGAAAAAAGGTTTGAACATCTTGGAGTATTCCGATACTGTCTGTTTCTCGACCACCGAGGAACTGGCCTTTGCGGGGCTGTTTTCTTTAGCCACATCCTCTCCTTCGGGTTTCTTGGGAGTGCTGgggatcttgaagaagctgcccagTGTTTTCTGACTTCTGGCCTTGCGctcagcttcctcctccttctttcgcttcttgtcggccttgactcgctcctcttcttctttaacctttcgcttctcctccttctcctttgctcGTGccgctttctcttcttcttttttagCCTTGTCCGCAGcctgtgctgctgccttctcctcacgttccttcttcttctcggcaagCTCCTTTTCTCGGActtcctttttctcagcAAGCTCCTTGTCTCGTGCTTCCTTTTCTGCCGCTGTAAGACGTTTCCGTTTCGGCGGTGGGTTCATGTCTGCGGAAGGCTTTGAGTCTGATGTTGGTGCAGAGGTCCCAGAGATGTCTAGTTTTGCAACGGCTTTGGCCGGTGATGACAGTAGTGGGTCGCGTGCTACTGtgtcatctccaacttcCGATAGGGCAGGCGATGATAacggtgaagatggaggtgCTGGTAAATATTTAGCATCTTGTGCTGTGATTTAGCAATGTGTGAATCAGGGTTTGTGCTCACAGTCATTGTTAGGCTCTCGAATATCCATTGGTGAGATGTTCTTAACAT
This genomic stretch from Trichoderma breve strain T069 chromosome 1, whole genome shotgun sequence harbors:
- a CDS encoding chromatin assembly factor 1 subunit A domain-containing protein; the encoded protein is MPLLEVSHNAREPEPSGRKRSHHEFSAESGKADPAEDVKNISPMDIREPNNDSPPSSPLSSPALSEVGDDTVARDPLLSSPAKAVAKLDISGTSAPTSDSKPSADMNPPPKRKRLTAAEKEARDKELAEKKEVREKELAEKKKEREEKAAAQAADKAKKEEEKAARAKEKEEKRKVKEEEERVKADKKRKKEEEAERKARSQKTLGSFFKIPSTPKKPEGEDVAKENSPAKASSSVVEKQTVSEYSKMFKPFFVKENTLLAPMACQMDETTREAKSKILDDYVAGQSSESAPPKFDPREAFSFSSLPTPRGKLHQPVRHLMETAYKASQDAGKSGSADSSKILAEFQAGLSKIPMKVIAFSQDVRPPYYGTVTFKPFALGKGNMHKLARKSTGRRLPLDYDYDSEAEWQDEEEGEDLDLEDEEEELDDEDDMDGFLDDSEDVGLSRRVFADTLKPEITGPCFENQNRKGTVPALNDSKMEFIHEGLNQLWDIDPFSTKYWESEPSKAAKSKPPKAIKAENDAKAPPPAPTNAFAALGGAAGSTSTPGKLVKPELLNEIKQAILDNKALSKVGIVDFIFHQFKDSASRLEVKNTIEHVAEKKGAGRAKEWELKPGHEITL